The Epinephelus lanceolatus isolate andai-2023 chromosome 16, ASM4190304v1, whole genome shotgun sequence nucleotide sequence gcacctgctctatcGGCCACACAGTGCGGACGCAGTGCCAATCATCCGGGTAATTTTATACAGTGCTCCACCTACAACActatatccagttctctttatacatccatgggtacagcaggtcatccactaatcagaagatcgaAGGTTTGCTCCTCcatgggtgtgtgagtgtgggtgcATGTTTGCctgatgagcaggtggcaccttgtatggaagcttcggccaccagtgtgtgaatgtgtgtgtgaatgggtacATGGGACATCTAGAGTTGCTTttagtggtcggaagactagaaaggggCTGTACAAATACAAGTCCATTTGAAAGTTCCCCAGTCCATGTGGAATTTTTCAAGGAAGAAACCTCTTTCTAATCCAACCATGTTACTCAGACCTCTTTCCTCCCACCACTGCTTGACATTAAAATATTGCAGACAGAAGATAAAACTCTACAACATATACAAAACAAAGTCAACAaactcaaataaataaataaaacttcaaGGTGGAGTCTGCGATTCTGGGGAAGGATTGTTAGTATTTGAACTCAACAACCAAATAGATAGACTGTCCCATTAGTGCTCCTTCAGAAGCTCCAGTAATATCTTAAATGTTATTTGTGTTACATTCTTATGTCTGTCAGGCTgtgtatgaactttttttttagagcacacacagaacagacagcTCGCAGATTATGAGGAGATATTTGCTGAATTTGACAAAGTGTGTTGGATTAGAATCGCTGATACCACCTTTAACAGACAGAGAATCCTGTGGTGTACACCGAagagtttttgttttccttttcgaAGTacaaagttgtgttttttagaTGATGTGGAAGCGAGGGCCGGGCGTAGCAATAATGTCGCTGTAAGGCTCCTCCTGTACGAGCTCCACCGCCTGCTGCTTCTTCAGAACCAGGAAACTGTAGAACTTAGCTGCCGCTTGCTTCTTGTTGTTGTTCCTGCACAGATCCAGCAGGCCGACTGACTGGGCGCCTGTTTTGGCCATCACCCTCTGTGGCAAGGTGAGAGAGAGTCAGGAGGGGAAAGCTtcattcaaaaacatattttaaagtcAGCGCGCTTTATAAATCTACTGTATTATTGTCTCTTACCTGCTGCTCTCACTTTAGGCAGCTGATGATAAGCTAAATGTCACCAGATACAGAAATCTTAAGTCTCAAGCTGCATGTCGAACCACAAAAGTgcctggtgactgtggaggccactggagtacagtgaactcattgtcacgttcaagaaaccagtttgagatgatttgagctttgtgacatggagcgttatcctgctggaagtagccatcagaagatgggtacactgtggtcataaagggatggacacggtctgcagtaatactcaggtaggctgtggtgtttaaaccatgctcagttggtactaaggggcccaaagtgtgccaagaaaatatcccccacaccatcacacccccaccaccagcctgaaccgttgatacaaggaaggatggatccatgctttcatgttgtttatgccaacttctgaccctaccatctgaatgaagcagcagaaatccagactcatcagatcaggcaacgtttttccaatcttctattgacCAAATTTGGTGAGCGcatgtgaattgtagcctcagtttcctgctgttagctgacaggagtggcacccagtgtggtcttctgctgctgtagcccatctgcttcaaggttcaacaTGTTGTtggtctggcaccaacaaccatgccacgttcaaagtcacttaaatcacctttctttcccattctgatgctcggtttgaacatcagcaggtcgtcttgatcatgtctacatgcctaaatgcactgagcTGCTCCCACGTAactggctgattagctattggTGTTatcaagcagttgaacaggtgtacctaataaagtggccagtaagtgTATATAATGCATACAAACCTGGAGGCCATGGAGCATCTGCTGAGTTCTTTTgttccacctcctctcctcctggtCCTGGTCTCCTCCCtgtgcctcctcctcctgacagacaaacacagttacaaacacCAATCAAGGCTTTCTATCATGAAGTCCTGGACAACATGACTCTGTGTCAAAGATCTGTTAACTCACTATGAATACATTAATAAGAAGTTTAAAAGTACAAGTGCACAATGCACAGTTTTGGGAATCTCCATCTCACCTCCTCATCAGACTCATCATCGTTCTTCTTCTTGTCCTTGTCGCCAAGCAGGTCCAGCTCTATCAGCTGGCTGATGTTGGTGGTTTCCTCTGGAGGCAGATCCACATTGGATGGCTCCAGCTGCTGGGGCACATCAGAGGCTCTGgacccctgctgctgctgctgctgctgctgttgttgttgctgttgttgctgttgctggtCCAAAGCTCCCATCTAGAGAAAGAGTGTAAGAgggtacagagacagagaacagtTAGTGAGTTATTGGAGTCCTGACATTAAATACAGGGTGATCTCAGATTTAGAAAAGTCTCACAGGTGTCAGAATGTATCTGCTTCAGTACATAAAGACATCTGTACTCACAGGCAGAGCTGGTTCTGTGTCCTGGGCTTTGCGTTTGAGGCCTCGTTGGGAAGATGGAGGGGGCATGGCCGAATCGTCCAGCGTCGTCCTGCTGCCTTCCACAGCTGAAGTCTGCAGAACACTGGCCTCCTCCATGATGGTCTGGTCTGGAGGGGACATGAGgacacactgtacatgttaaaaacaaatatatttgcGCATGGGAACACTACTACAACAAACTACGACAACTCTGGCCCGCACCAAGGAATAGAAAACACGTAATACATGAAGCTCAAAATATCCACACTGTTTCTGTGATGACTTTCCACAAATAATCCTGCACAAATGTACAGAAGGACCTATTTCTTACCCATGATGTCTCTCTGCTGGTGTCCTGTTGTTTCCTCTCTGGGCACCTCCGGGTTCTCCAGATCCTTGAGGAACTCATCCAGACTGTCAGCCTCTCCacctttcctcctcttcctcagctcGTCCGGTACGAGAGGAGTCAGACACCTTGTAAACATCTAGAAAGAAACATACGGTATTTTAATTCTACTGTGTACAGCTACCCTTGAATATCTGTGCACCTCTAACTGTTGTTACCTTGAGCAGCCTGGCGTTCCAGAGAGGCTGAGCAGGGAGTGAGAAAAGCTTCTCCACTCCTCCCGTCTCCTTCCACATCATCAGCTTCTTGGTTGGAGGTGCCAGGTCCAGGGTGGTGACAATGTCAGAGTAGTCAGACAGCTGCGCGCGGATGGTTTTACTGTCCAGCTCCTTCACGCTGTCCACAATCAGCTTCCTCTTACGCTTCGCCTTGGTCTCCTTCACTACAGAGTGCATAGGGAAACAGAGATGAATCAGCTCAGTGAACTAAAATAGCTCTAATGTTTggagcacaaacacactttctATATAAACACATTGTTCCTGTCTATAGTTTATATAGCAGTTTACAGCAGGTGTTGAAATGGTCTCTTAAAACTGCATTACCTGTGATGTCAATCGGCTCCAGGGCAAAGGTTTCCTCCTCGTTGTGGACAAGCGTGGTCTGTTCTGTCTGGTCTGCCATGGCTGGAAGGGGCTCTGTTGGGCCTGAGTCTGGACTATCTGGAGCTCCCGCTAACAACACATGATGACACCATGATGGATATACATATTATGATCTATAGGTTGACGTTAATTGCATGGGACCAAAGCTATTGCTACACaatgtgtaaatgatgccaatGCACAGTTGATCATGTGTTAAATTTGATTTGTTATTTCCTATGAACATGAaagcgcttttattttgaagagacaGTAAACTTATATGTAAAGGATGTAGACAAAATACGGGTTAACGGTGCGGTAACATTAACAAGGAGACAAGATGGAAACGTGAACCAACATGGCTTTTTTCAGATACCGCTGAGGTTATTTGTGGAACTGACCTGAGAGAGCGTCAAAGTCATCCTCATCGTCTCCGTGATCCTGAGGCATCATCACGCTCTCTGTGATGGCAGGAGGGTCGTCGAAGATGCCTCCTCCATCCTCGTTACTCAGCAGCTTGTCCACTATGTGGAGAGGTGAGGTAATTCAGTTATTACAATCAAGATAATTCACTTCAattgaaatgccaaaaaaattcaaatacaTGTGTTGATGCTATCAGCATTCATCATTCAAACTGGCTGACATCAGTGCCCATCATATTGAGAGGATCCTACCCAGCATGCCTCCCTCATTGCTCTCCATGGGGTTGTCTCCGAAGTCGTCCTTGTACTGATCGTCGTACTCCAGATGGTTGGACTTGTCAGCCATCGCATTAGCTCCACCCTCAGCCTCCAGCAGCAGGTTGGAAGCCGACGCTGCCATGATGTCCACCTCGAACGCGCTCTCCTCCCGCATCATCTCCCGGTCGTCCATACCAAAGTCAGCTGCACAACAGAAATGCATGTCTTTACACTATATAGTGAGGAATGTAGGTGAGTGGAGGAAGTTACACTGTCAGCTAAGAGTGAAACACCATTAAGTGGCACATCATTACTGTACAATAGCAGGCACGCTCAGAGGAAAGATGCCTACCGAAGTCATTGTCCTGCAGCAGGTTGAGGTTGCCCACCTCCTCTCTCATAGTGATCTCCTCCACTCTGCTCTGGTTCAAGTTGAACTGCTGAGCGACGTCAATATCACTGTACAAAACACACCACAGTCAATTCAATACAGTGCTGGAAGAGCACAGTGGAAAAGGATGAAATGTGCTGCTAAAGTATATCTGCAATTGGAGTGCCTTCCAGCAGTTGTTTTGTGATCAAGTGCTTGTCATTTCAGCTGTCTTGTCTCTTAATATTTATCAGTGATTACCTACATTTTCCAGAAGATAGGGATGAGTTATACATGCAGGTGGAGAGCAAGAGCGAGAGCCAGCATAAGAACTCTGCcgattgaaaaacaaaatcatgcaTGGTTCCACAATATTTATAAATAATCAACATGACAGGCAGAAATAtactaaaaaagaaaactgtccCTCTGCAGCCACATTTCCACTTCCCAAGGTCCCCGGGCTAAACGGCACATCTAGAAACAGTGTGAAAGATGCTTTGAGGTACGTTTTCTCTCATTTGGTGGGTGAGCCAGATGTTACCCAATCAGCAGCAACGTGTATGTAAACCCCGCGGTGTTAAAAAAGCAGTGCACTTGTTTAACATACACAACAGGGTGTTAATCGCACCACtatttccatttaaataaatgtttttactaCATTTTGTCGGGGCTGAATACGCCCCCGAACTTTCCTGCCAGCAAGCTCACCAGTTTCCACTTTccctcatcagccctgcagtaCATACACCAGACCCTTCTCCCCAGTCAGTTGCCATATTGTCATTGTTGCTTTTGAGCCACCTGCACCTGAATCCTGAAACCTGTGCTTTACTGGAAACCTGGATATTTTTCCTGCCCCTGTTCCTGTTTAACCATGGACTCAGTTTCTTCTGTTTGGACTTTTCTACCCATGCCATAAAGCACATGTACCTCCACTTTGTCAGTTAATCTCTAAACTGTTTCTGTATGCGTTTGGGTCCTATCTCTTCTTGCTTTGCACTCACCACTGTGACATCTACTGTTGgcaatgtaataaataaaattaaaattaaagttgCTTTTGTTTTGATCGCTGTAGTTTGCACTGTTCAAAATAGCttctagcttttttttttacttaatgcTCTCTCAGGAAAAAACAGACGGACAGAGGACTCACTCTAGGTCTGGTAGTGGCTGGTCGAAATCGTGGAACTCCTCAGGCAGCGTGATGGCGTTGTAGGCTGCTTCTCTGTTCTCCTCCGGAAGATCCACCACACCTGAAACACCACGATGTATGAAGAGAGTTGCAGCATGTGGATGAACAAGACTTAAAACTGAGAACAGATGGACACACTGGTGAGaaaaatgtaacaaatataCATTTGGAATATTCTGTTTGCTTATATGGGGGAAAATGAAGgaataaatgtgtgtatttatactgtatatatgtgtatgtacagtaggtgtgcaaacatgttttcttaaaGAGTCAACATGTGCATGCCATTGTTTTAGATGTAAATATGTATAAACTCTGCACACTGTCATAATTATACAgtagaaaatataaaataattttgGCATGTGTGCACGCATCTGTGTAGATTAAGACATAAAATTTACGTAACATTGTCTTTTTCAAAGGACATAAGAAACGCTTTAGTCTCTGACTGACACTGCATGTGCACCACTAGAGGAAAGcacagagtctgtcactgctgACAGTTTTATTTGACTTATAAGTTGCATTTTGCCCCCAACCTGGTCTAAACGCCATCTTGATCTTGATGAAAGCCTCGTTACAGTCTGCCAGCAGGTACTTGGCCTTCCTGTGGTAGATTCTCACCACTCCCAGCAGCAGATGCCCCGATGTTCGTAAAGCCATTTTCACCTGTAACGATAAAATGTGCAGAAAAGATCCATGGCAATAATATCAAATAAATCTGCAGCTTTTAATACAAACTCAATAGACCAAAATTGACACTGCTATTGCTTAGCGTCTGATTTACAATTGATAAAATGTTTCATGTGGTCCCACTGATTGTGTCTCAGCAACAAGTAACAGTAATGAGATGCAATTCCAATAATGATACCAGAGCTGCAACTAAGGGTTATTTAAATCAATTTTTCTACAGATTATTAATCTGTAAAGTAATTGGATTTGTCAGTTTTCAATTTGTGAGACAATACAACGACATGTTTGGTAGCTTTACTTAATAAACAGCTACTGATTATGAAAATTGTGAGAATAATTTTCTGTTAGACACAATCAGTGAATAAGTTTCTGTGCTAGATGATTTAAAACTGTCTTTGCATGCAAAGCCCGAGGATACAGGCAGTCTTGATAGACTAAAAAAGACAGCCCTTGCATAGCAATCAACTCCCAAAAATGCATAAACAAAGGCTTGTAACAAAGAAAGGCCAATTAAACCAATCATGTTCTGTGAAAGTGAAGACCCTGAGAAATTACCTTGGGTGAGATGATGCTCTCCACACTGCTCTCCAGATTGCACTCAAACACGTGCGCCTTGGTCAGCTTCTTGTCCCAGTGGGCCGCCAGCCAGATTTTGGCCAGCGGCCCACGTTTGCTGAGGACAAAGTGGGCATAAAACATCGTCTCAGCGCCTCCTCACTTCAAGGGAAAGGGGAAAGGGGAAGGCCTGGAGAGagaaaacaacacagacaacgTACTGTAAATGATTGAAATCACAACTCTGAAAAGGTAAACAAAGCCTGACAGTTGAAAAGACACGTTCATTGTGTCGTCTGAGCTTTTGCAGGCAGACTCTTTGAAGATGCAGACATGGTTGTCTAGCTAAATGCGAATGGTGACAGCAGTTCATAGCAGGGTGCAAGCTGATTAATTGAGACGTTTTCAAGACATGGCTAGGTATGGAAACACTACTCAGGACCACATAGCCCAGGGGTGAGACTGGGTACTGTCATCTCAGAGTTCCCCACTCTGCTCTGTACACCTCTGTCCAACTACCAACTGAATGATGAGGATGGTTGTCACAAGTGCACAAAGTGTATCTGACTGTCCATATCTTTTGAACATAATAAGCTTCAGCAGAGTGAGGCCACTCTGTTCCTACCTGACACTTTAGGCTTCCATTACACACTGAAAGGGAATCCATTAAGGATACAGTTTTTGAGGGAttcaaatgaaagta carries:
- the rad21b gene encoding RAD21 cohesin complex component b, whose protein sequence is MFYAHFVLSKRGPLAKIWLAAHWDKKLTKAHVFECNLESSVESIISPKVKMALRTSGHLLLGVVRIYHRKAKYLLADCNEAFIKIKMAFRPGVVDLPEENREAAYNAITLPEEFHDFDQPLPDLDDIDVAQQFNLNQSRVEEITMREEVGNLNLLQDNDFADFGMDDREMMREESAFEVDIMAASASNLLLEAEGGANAMADKSNHLEYDDQYKDDFGDNPMESNEGGMLVDKLLSNEDGGGIFDDPPAITESVMMPQDHGDDEDDFDALSAGAPDSPDSGPTEPLPAMADQTEQTTLVHNEEETFALEPIDITVKETKAKRKRKLIVDSVKELDSKTIRAQLSDYSDIVTTLDLAPPTKKLMMWKETGGVEKLFSLPAQPLWNARLLKMFTRCLTPLVPDELRKRRKGGEADSLDEFLKDLENPEVPREETTGHQQRDIMDQTIMEEASVLQTSAVEGSRTTLDDSAMPPPSSQRGLKRKAQDTEPALPMGALDQQQQQQQQQQQQQQQQQGSRASDVPQQLEPSNVDLPPEETTNISQLIELDLLGDKDKKKNDDESDEEEEEAQGGDQDQEERRWNKRTQQMLHGLQRVMAKTGAQSVGLLDLCRNNNKKQAAAKFYSFLVLKKQQAVELVQEEPYSDIIATPGPRFHII